The Epinephelus lanceolatus isolate andai-2023 chromosome 11, ASM4190304v1, whole genome shotgun sequence genome window below encodes:
- the ska2 gene encoding SKA complex subunit 2 isoform X7 has translation METTVEKLEAMFLKSEADLDYIEKRLKLDFINSAAENGCPAEENPAVMLENLRAIKAKHTELCSQVKEIAAAQKESMDSIRNNLSSAMELVQHFQQTTDVEVQPLTESEQESAELLGSAVTDTTTQVPPAEAASGQQQPLSCEYEEWLPQYAEDKAVEDEGERYQAEGLAAPFFSGTGQERPRSPHHVRRINSCRLLSG, from the exons ATGGAGACAACAGTTGAAAAGCTTGAGGCGATG TTCCTGAAGTCAGAGGCAGACCTGGACTACATTGAGAAGCGTCTCAAGCTGGACTTCATCAACAGCGCAGCAGAGAATGGATGTCCTGCTGAG GAGAACCCGGCAGTGATGCTAGAGAACCTGAGAGCCATCAAGgccaaacacacagagctgtgctCTCAGGTGAAGGAGATCGCAGCTGCACAAAAAGAATCGATGGACTCCATCAGAAATAACCTCAGTAGTGCCATGGAGCTGGTCCAACACTTCCAGCAGACTACTGATGTGGAG GTCCAGCCACTAACGGAGTCAGAGCAGGAGTCAGCTGAGCTCCTGGGTTCAGCTGTCACTGACACCacgacacag GTGCCTCCTGCTGAAGCAGCCTCTGGCCAACAGCAGCCACTGA GCTGTGAGTACGAGGAG TGGCTCCCTCAGTATGCAGAAGATAAAGCAGTTGAAGATGAAGGTGAGCGATACCAAGCTGAAGGTCTTGCAGCACCTTTCTTTAGTGGAACTGGACAAGAAAGGCCACGTTCGCCTCATCATGTGAGGAGAATCAACAGTTGCAGACTGTTGAGTGG
- the ska2 gene encoding SKA complex subunit 2 isoform X5 has translation METTVEKLEAMFLKSEADLDYIEKRLKLDFINSAAENGCPAEENPAVMLENLRAIKAKHTELCSQVKEIAAAQKESMDSIRNNLSSAMELVQHFQQTTDVEVQPLTESEQESAELLGSAVTDTTTQVPPAEAASGQQQPLSCEYEEVSEAMLEVVPLSMRSNIKLADLNVFYQQLQQHLSKDSGSLSMQKIKQLKMKVSDTKLKVLQHLSLVELDKKGHVRLIM, from the exons ATGGAGACAACAGTTGAAAAGCTTGAGGCGATG TTCCTGAAGTCAGAGGCAGACCTGGACTACATTGAGAAGCGTCTCAAGCTGGACTTCATCAACAGCGCAGCAGAGAATGGATGTCCTGCTGAG GAGAACCCGGCAGTGATGCTAGAGAACCTGAGAGCCATCAAGgccaaacacacagagctgtgctCTCAGGTGAAGGAGATCGCAGCTGCACAAAAAGAATCGATGGACTCCATCAGAAATAACCTCAGTAGTGCCATGGAGCTGGTCCAACACTTCCAGCAGACTACTGATGTGGAG GTCCAGCCACTAACGGAGTCAGAGCAGGAGTCAGCTGAGCTCCTGGGTTCAGCTGTCACTGACACCacgacacag GTGCCTCCTGCTGAAGCAGCCTCTGGCCAACAGCAGCCACTGA GCTGTGAGTACGAGGAGGTGAGTGAAGCCATGTTGGAGGTGGTTCCACTCAGCATGCGCTCCAACATTAAGCTGGCTGACCTCAATGTGTTCtaccagcagctgcagcagcacctTAGCAAAGACAG TGGCTCCCTCAGTATGCAGAAGATAAAGCAGTTGAAGATGAAGGTGAGCGATACCAAGCTGAAGGTCTTGCAGCACCTTTCTTTAGTGGAACTGGACAAGAAAGGCCACGTTCGCCTCATCATGTGA